The genome window AAAAAGAGCATTTTACATCCTTTAGTCCAACGTTTAGCTGGAGGATGCAAACTGCCCTCATGGAAGTAATATTTTGAATCATGAACACACTCACGAAGGAACAAATAAGGTCTCAGGACTCGAGTTGTTGCAGCAACTGCACACGGTATGCTTCACTCTCAAGGGATTGAATTTCCTTGTATTCTTCGGCAGTAAGCACTTTGGGTTCCCCCGCTGCCTTGGCGATCATATACACCTTCGCACTTTCTTCCACGACCTGGGTGCGGTAATAGGCTTCACGGAGGTTTTTACCCGTTGTGACCAATCCGTGATTGACTAGAATGAGTGCCGTATGTTCCTCTACCTTTGCTGAGACTGCATCCGCGAGAAGTTTGGTCGTTGGCAGAACGTAAGGCACGAATCCGATATCACCCACCAATGCGGATTGATCCGGAAACAAGTGTGGCAATTCATTGAAAACGAGACTGAGTGCGATTGTATATGCCGGATGTGTATGTACAATGGCTTGAATATCCGGATTCACACGATAGCTGTACAGATGCATCAAGACTTCAGAGGAAGGGCGTGTTGCTCCGGCACGAGTCTCCCCTGTCTCGATATCAATTGCAATCCATTCTTCAGGCTCCAGATCTTCAAGCGCGTAACCACTCGGAGACAACAGCATCGTTCCCCCAGAGCGGGCACTCAGATTGCCGCCGGGTCCTACCACCAACCCTTGAGCAACTGCTCTGCGGGCATATTTCGTCAGCTCTTCCCTTATTTGCTGTTCAGACATGTTCCTCACCACTCCTCGAACTTTTCTTTTTTAGCATTTTGCGTCCATGCTCATTACTTTGAATCTGTTCATTACCTTTTTATGTGATTCAGACTTTGGTAGTTTTCATAAGCTTCTTGCCACACCTCTGTATCCTCAGGTTCATAGGTTTCGGGGGAAAAGGAAGCAGCCATGACCTCCCGAACATCGGCCAAGCTACTCACTTCTCCATGGGCAAGGAATTGCAGCATGCAATTCCCGGCTGAAGTCGCCTCTGCGGGGCCTGCCACCACCGGTACACCGGCTGCATTGGCTGTAAACTGACACAATAGTCGATTGTGCACACCGCCACCAACCATATGAATGACACCAGGTCTTGTACCTGTAATCAACTGCAGTTCATCCAGCGTCTGTCTGAATTCCAGAGCAAGACTTTCCAGAATGCAGCGTACAACCGCTCCAGTCGATTCAGGTACAGTCTGTCCGCTGGCGCTGCATTGTTGCCGTATTCGCTCAGCCATATTCCCTGGCGCCAAATATACGCTATCTCCCGGCGATACGTAACTTTGATGCGGCGTTGCCAAGGCAGCCAGCTGAACCAGTTCTTCATGTGTGAAACGTTGATTCTCCCGTTCCCATTGCCGTTTGCATTCCTGTAGCAGCCACAGACCTGAACGATTTTTCAGGGTACGCACTTTACCACTTACGGTGCCTTCATTGGTGAATCCCAATGCACGGCTTCGGTCATCCAATACAGGTGTATCACGCTCCACACCCATAAGAGACCAGGTTCCACAGCTGATAAAAGCGAAATTCGAATCCATCGCAGGGATGGCTGCCAAGGCAGATGCGGTATCATGTGAGCCCACAGAGACCACCTGCATCGGTCCAGTCCGTAATTCGGCGCACAACTCAGGTGTTAAATTGCCCAGTATGGTACCAGGCTGAACGAGTTTTGGAAATAATGTTTCCGGTAGACCGAGACGCCCGAACAGGTGCTTATTCCATCGCGCCTCACCTGCATGCAACAGCCCGCTGGTACTTGCAATCGTATATTCACAAGCCTGCTGACCGGATAGATAATAGTGAAATAAATCCGGCATGAATAACATCCGCACATCCGGACGCAAACCTTCGGCCTGCTCTCGTACACTCCCTAGCAGTTGAAATACGGTGTTGATCTGCTGCGGCAGGACACCGGACATGGCATACAGTTCTTCTTCTTTCACCATGTGCAGAACTTCTTCCATCCACTGTGCATTGCGTG of Paenibacillus sp. FSL R5-0517 contains these proteins:
- a CDS encoding rhamnulokinase family protein, coding for MGDQATHVLAADYGAGSGRVVRGSFDGSKLSLQEVHRFNNEPVQLGGGLYWDFLRLFHELKQGIVKGTQGISPSVRSIAVDTWGVDYGLVDGAGRLCSNPRHYREARNAQWMEEVLHMVKEEELYAMSGVLPQQINTVFQLLGSVREQAEGLRPDVRMLFMPDLFHYYLSGQQACEYTIASTSGLLHAGEARWNKHLFGRLGLPETLFPKLVQPGTILGNLTPELCAELRTGPMQVVSVGSHDTASALAAIPAMDSNFAFISCGTWSLMGVERDTPVLDDRSRALGFTNEGTVSGKVRTLKNRSGLWLLQECKRQWERENQRFTHEELVQLAALATPHQSYVSPGDSVYLAPGNMAERIRQQCSASGQTVPESTGAVVRCILESLALEFRQTLDELQLITGTRPGVIHMVGGGVHNRLLCQFTANAAGVPVVAGPAEATSAGNCMLQFLAHGEVSSLADVREVMAASFSPETYEPEDTEVWQEAYENYQSLNHIKR
- a CDS encoding class II aldolase/adducin family protein, whose translation is MSEQQIREELTKYARRAVAQGLVVGPGGNLSARSGGTMLLSPSGYALEDLEPEEWIAIDIETGETRAGATRPSSEVLMHLYSYRVNPDIQAIVHTHPAYTIALSLVFNELPHLFPDQSALVGDIGFVPYVLPTTKLLADAVSAKVEEHTALILVNHGLVTTGKNLREAYYRTQVVEESAKVYMIAKAAGEPKVLTAEEYKEIQSLESEAYRVQLLQQLES